The Capillibacterium thermochitinicola genomic sequence CTCCTCTTTTTTTTATTCATTGATTAATTTTTCCGAAGCGTAGTTAGATGAAGGTTTGAAACAATGAGCTGAAATCTGGCTGGTAGAACCTTTGGAGTTTTCTTTCGGTTGATGCTGTTTGAACAGGATATTAACGGGGACTTTGGGGAAGTTTTCTTCCTCAATCTTGATCACAAAGATATACGGCCAAAGTTTCCCGGTTACAAACAAGCGGTCTCCTTGTTCATCATAGGCAATCCCGTTAAGGACATCGACGGTACGGCCAGGATGGGTCTTCGGGTCCAAAAGTCCGGATAAATCAAGCCAACCAGTGACTTCGCCGGTGGCGGGGTTGATGATGGCAATAAAATCGGTCAGCCAGACATTGGCGAAGATTTTCCCGTTGATATATTCCAGCTCGTTTAGGTGGACAATAGGTTTTCCATTGCATTGCACAGAAAGTTTCCGCACCGGAGTAAAGGTTTCCGGATCAAGAAAAGTGAGAATGGCGGAGCCATCACTCATAATCAGGTACTTTCCATCATAGGTGAGTCCCCATCCTTCATTATCGTATGTAAAAGTCTGAAGCAAATTAAAAGTAGCGCAGTCATAAACAAACGCACGGCGCTCCCGCCAAGTCAACTGGTAAATTCGGTCGTTACACAGGGCAATCCCTTCGCCAAAATAGGTTTTCGCCAGTTCAACCTGGCGTAAAACTCTTCCGTCGCCGGGATTGACCTGGCGTAGAGAGGATTTTCCGTACAAACCGGTGCTTTCGTAAAAATAACCGTCGTGATAGATTAAACCTTGGGTAAAGGCCTGGGGGTCGTGGGGGAGACGGTCCAAAATCCGGTAGGTATAATAAACCAGCCCGGAAGGAGAATTAATTCCGGTTATACAGGGAAAGCAATTCAACGGGTTAAAGAATACTAACCAAATTAGCATTAAAAAAAGAAAATAACGGCAACCTTTTTTCATCATATCCCTCTCTTAACTGTAAAAAAACAAGGAAAAAGGAAGGGAATTTACCTAATTTAAGATAATTTTTCGCAGTAAAGACATAAATCCTTCTTTATTGTTTTTTTTCTTTACTGGCAACGGATAAGGTTAACCGAATTTGGAGAAATCAAGAATAGCTTTTCCAAAAATATGGATAATAGGGTAGAGGAGGGGTTCTGAATGAGTGAACTGATTAACAACCGGGAATACCGCCGGTCGGTGTTAAAAGAGATTATCCAGGATTTGCACCGGGGAAAAAGCGTTGATGAAGTAAAAGCCCGTTTTGAAGCAACCTTCCAGGGCGTCTCGGCAACAGAGATCGCCGAATTGGAACAGACTTTGATCCAGGAAGGGTTACCGGTAGAAGAA encodes the following:
- a CDS encoding glutaminyl-peptide cyclotransferase; the protein is MLIWLVFFNPLNCFPCITGINSPSGLVYYTYRILDRLPHDPQAFTQGLIYHDGYFYESTGLYGKSSLRQVNPGDGRVLRQVELAKTYFGEGIALCNDRIYQLTWRERRAFVYDCATFNLLQTFTYDNEGWGLTYDGKYLIMSDGSAILTFLDPETFTPVRKLSVQCNGKPIVHLNELEYINGKIFANVWLTDFIAIINPATGEVTGWLDLSGLLDPKTHPGRTVDVLNGIAYDEQGDRLFVTGKLWPYIFVIKIEEENFPKVPVNILFKQHQPKENSKGSTSQISAHCFKPSSNYASEKLINE